The DNA region CTGGAATCAAGAGTTTTATTAAAACTTACAACACTCCAATTGTTTGCAACTTAGATACCGCCCGTAATCTGAGGCAAATTTTAGATATACAACCTAATTTTCATATTTTTTCCACCGGCACAACCTTTTCATTTCACGACTTAAAAATCCGAACTTTTAACGTCTCTCATGATACTGTAGATCCTGTGGGTTACGTTTTCCACTATCACGAAGAAAAATTGGGATTTTGTACAGATTTAGGTTGCGTTACATCTTGGATTACCCATGAACTTTATGACTGTGATTATCTAATAATAGAATCTAACCATGATCCAGAAATGGTTCAGCAGTCACGTAGAGCTGAGGTGTACAAAAAACGAGTGTTAAGCAAACTTGGACATATTTCTAACCAAGAGTGTGGATTTTTGTTGCAAAAAGTACTTACGCCTAAGATAAAAAGAATTTATTTAGCACATTTATCGAACGAGTGTAATACACCTGAGCTAGCATTATCAGTAACTTCGTCTGCTGTAGAACATATCGCTTCCTTCCCTTTTATAGTAGCTAAAGCTAGTGAAATGTCTGAGCCTACATATTTTTCATCTTTGATTAACATATGAAAAACTTTTCGGTTTCCCCCTGGTATATTTCTCTGAATGGCGACTGGAAGAAGAGCATTCCGTACTCTATAGAGAGAGCTGAAAAATTGCTGAATTTTTCTTTTCTTCCTTTTCTTACATTCCCCGATTGGAAAGTAGAAGAAAAAGTGCGCAGGCTCTGCCGTAAAGCAGAAAAAAGGTGCTCCATCACTCCCTTATCCAAATGGCTTGGGCAATTGCATAATAATGATTTAACTTCTCCTCCAAGTCCTCCTATCACTATATGCTGGATAAATTCGTATATTGGTTATGGTGTTTTTGCTCGTCAACATATTCCTGCCTGGTCATATATTGGAGAATATACTGGTTTACTTCGTCATCGGCAAGCATTGTGGCTAGATGAGAATGACTAT from Chlamydia ibidis 10-1398/6 includes:
- a CDS encoding SET domain-containing protein, translated to MKNFSVSPWYISLNGDWKKSIPYSIERAEKLLNFSFLPFLTFPDWKVEEKVRRLCRKAEKRCSITPLSKWLGQLHNNDLTSPPSPPITICWINSYIGYGVFARQHIPAWSYIGEYTGLLRHRQALWLDENDYCFRYPLPLLSWRYFTIDSGYQGNFTRFINHSDKPNVEAIGAFHDGLFHIIIRSIKTIEAGEELCYHYGPLYWKHRKKRDEFIPEEE
- a CDS encoding MBL fold metallo-hydrolase, with the translated sequence MEGFFPLASGSKGNCTYLGTASTKILIDLGISKQQVTRELRAMDIHPEDIQAIFVSHEHSDHISGIKSFIKTYNTPIVCNLDTARNLRQILDIQPNFHIFSTGTTFSFHDLKIRTFNVSHDTVDPVGYVFHYHEEKLGFCTDLGCVTSWITHELYDCDYLIIESNHDPEMVQQSRRAEVYKKRVLSKLGHISNQECGFLLQKVLTPKIKRIYLAHLSNECNTPELALSVTSSAVEHIASFPFIVAKASEMSEPTYFSSLINI